One region of Pirellulales bacterium genomic DNA includes:
- a CDS encoding NADH-quinone oxidoreductase subunit D (Catalyzes the transfer of electrons from NADH to quinone) — protein MATHLDDPRIIEFDVRTDEMLVNMGPQHPSTHGVLRLVLRTDGEVVSECTPHIGYLHRCAEKIGENLTPRQWIPYTDRMDYLAGMNMNLGWALAVEKLMKYQLPDKAKHLRVIISELNRIASHLVGMGAYGLDLGTFSPFLYAFREREKILDLFELACGARLTYSYLTVGGATHDLPSGWLKKCEEFLDQLLPVIVECHTLLTTNAIFVKRTAGLGILSPEMAIDYGCTGPVLRGSGVDHDLRRDGEDRYTDMYDGYAFEVIVQKDGHYPRDHDYPAVPHVAVLGDCWHRFYVRMLEVMQSIDLVRQGIDRYSTAKGDFGTPVKLTEKLPKGEAYLETEAPRGQMGFYIVSDGASIPRRVRARSSSFCNLSVTHELCRGCLIADVPAIVGSLDVVMGEIDR, from the coding sequence ATGGCCACGCACCTCGACGATCCCCGCATTATCGAGTTCGACGTTCGCACCGACGAAATGTTGGTGAACATGGGACCGCAACATCCCAGCACCCACGGGGTGCTGCGCCTGGTGCTGCGGACCGACGGCGAGGTCGTTTCGGAGTGCACCCCGCACATCGGCTATCTGCACCGCTGTGCCGAGAAGATCGGCGAGAATCTCACGCCACGACAGTGGATTCCGTACACCGACCGGATGGACTATCTGGCCGGGATGAACATGAATCTCGGCTGGGCGCTGGCCGTCGAGAAGCTGATGAAGTATCAGTTGCCCGACAAGGCGAAGCACCTGCGTGTGATCATTTCGGAGTTGAACCGCATCGCCAGCCACCTGGTCGGCATGGGCGCCTATGGGCTCGACCTGGGTACGTTCAGCCCGTTTTTGTACGCCTTCCGCGAGCGCGAAAAGATCCTGGACTTGTTCGAACTCGCCTGTGGCGCCCGGCTCACGTACAGCTATTTGACCGTCGGCGGCGCGACGCACGACCTCCCCTCGGGCTGGCTGAAGAAGTGCGAGGAATTTCTCGATCAGTTGCTCCCAGTGATCGTCGAGTGCCATACGCTGTTGACCACCAATGCGATCTTCGTGAAGCGCACGGCCGGCCTGGGCATCCTCTCGCCCGAGATGGCGATCGACTACGGTTGCACCGGCCCGGTACTGCGTGGCAGCGGCGTGGATCACGACCTGCGCCGCGACGGCGAGGATCGTTACACCGACATGTACGACGGCTACGCGTTCGAGGTCATCGTGCAAAAGGACGGGCATTACCCGCGCGACCACGACTATCCCGCCGTGCCCCATGTGGCCGTTTTGGGCGATTGTTGGCACCGTTTTTATGTGCGGATGCTGGAAGTGATGCAGTCGATCGACCTGGTGCGCCAGGGAATTGATCGCTACAGCACGGCCAAGGGAGATTTCGGCACGCCCGTGAAGCTGACCGAGAAACTGCCCAAGGGAGAGGCGTACCTCGAGACCGAGGCGCCGCGCGGGCAGATGGGCTTCTACATCGTCAGCGACGGCGCGAGTATTCCGCGCCGCGTGCGGGCGCGCAGCAGCAGCTTCTGCAACTTGTCGGTGACGCACGAGCTGTGCCGCGGCTGCCTGATTGCCGACGTGCCGGCCATCGTCGGCTCGCTGGACGTGGTGATGGGCGAAATCGATCGCTAA
- a CDS encoding DUF2203 domain-containing protein, whose product MPGEPFEGRKIFTVESANASLPLVRAIVNDLAQLSREVVERRERLALLLAGRERSPQDAYGEELSQIEEELEKDSRRLQEYVEELQALGVEPKNGPDGLVDFPATHEGRPIYLCWKLGEPEVLHWHELDAGFRGRQPLTAGASVGGSGTNDSISG is encoded by the coding sequence ATGCCTGGCGAGCCGTTCGAGGGACGCAAGATCTTCACCGTCGAATCGGCCAATGCGTCGCTGCCGCTGGTGCGGGCCATCGTGAACGACCTGGCCCAACTCTCGCGCGAAGTCGTCGAGCGGCGCGAGCGGCTGGCGCTATTGCTGGCCGGCCGTGAACGCAGCCCGCAGGACGCTTACGGCGAAGAGCTGTCGCAAATCGAAGAGGAATTAGAGAAGGACAGCCGGCGGCTGCAGGAATACGTCGAGGAGCTGCAAGCGCTGGGCGTGGAGCCCAAGAACGGCCCCGACGGGCTGGTCGATTTTCCCGCGACGCATGAGGGACGGCCGATTTATCTGTGCTGGAAGCTCGGTGAGCCCGAAGTGCTGCACTGGCACGAGCTGGATGCCGGCTTCCGCGGCCGTCAGCCGCTGACGGCGGGTGCCTCGGTGGGCGGTTCCGGGACGAACGACAGCATTTCCGGCTGA
- a CDS encoding cyclic nucleotide-binding and patatin-like phospholipase domain-containing protein: MADAVRPMVVASGDLICRQGDTGYTMYVVVRGRVKLAVDSHGEPYRLLGYIGRGQHFGEMAVLTDGLRTATASAVIDSELLELDRDSFERLLDSVPGFAANLSRSLGLRLRWDSRGRKRNQELSLVGIVNSTLRTQGFVGPLAQALAAGGESVEVLTDRPEKWPAEGNYLIERIPAGLSGQDKVRVVRERLQQVVEHHTRVLLDLTQAGLENELPQLLSMCEEIWWLVETRYAGTSWENLRKLLAAEPRLAGRPRIVWIMGASERFAPALPNDARVARPDFKVVLDEPRQATSRQHEQGISRLVRHLQGVRIGLALGGGGARGLAHLGALRRLESAGLSFDMIAGTSSGALMGAAYAAGFSPPEAIEAFREALTPPRIWRAIPGGDRIYIWTMFRIGAWDRMLRHFFGDATLEQLQLPLATVAVDLVSGKQVIRDRGDAVRAVVESINVPMISRPILTDGMALVDGGVLNNLPADVLSERGASFVVGIDVATRMPARFGGNEPGTPTERMRRAGPLETLFRVNEVQAYGITALRSGAVDLMITPDTSAFEFADFESARELADVGEAAAERMLPQLTQMLRELRGKR, encoded by the coding sequence GTGGCCGATGCGGTGCGCCCGATGGTGGTCGCCAGCGGCGATCTGATTTGCCGGCAGGGGGACACCGGCTACACGATGTACGTCGTCGTGCGCGGCCGCGTGAAATTGGCCGTCGATAGCCACGGCGAGCCGTACCGCCTGCTGGGCTACATCGGTCGCGGCCAGCACTTTGGCGAAATGGCCGTGCTCACCGACGGATTGCGCACCGCCACCGCGTCGGCCGTGATCGATAGCGAACTGCTGGAACTGGATCGCGACAGCTTCGAGCGCCTGTTGGATTCGGTTCCTGGATTTGCCGCGAATCTAAGTCGTTCGCTCGGACTGCGTTTGCGCTGGGATTCGCGCGGCCGCAAGCGCAACCAGGAGCTCTCGCTCGTCGGCATCGTCAATTCCACGCTGCGCACCCAAGGATTCGTGGGCCCACTGGCACAGGCCCTGGCGGCTGGCGGCGAATCGGTCGAAGTCCTCACCGACCGGCCGGAAAAGTGGCCGGCCGAGGGCAATTACTTGATCGAGCGTATCCCGGCAGGGCTATCGGGCCAGGACAAAGTGCGCGTCGTGCGCGAACGTTTGCAGCAAGTCGTCGAGCATCATACGCGCGTGTTGTTGGACCTGACGCAAGCCGGCCTGGAGAACGAGCTACCGCAACTATTGAGCATGTGCGAGGAAATCTGGTGGCTTGTCGAGACGCGCTATGCCGGCACGAGTTGGGAGAACCTGCGCAAGCTGCTGGCCGCCGAGCCGCGGCTGGCCGGCCGCCCGCGGATTGTTTGGATCATGGGCGCGAGCGAACGCTTTGCACCGGCGCTACCGAACGACGCCCGGGTGGCGCGCCCTGATTTCAAAGTCGTGCTCGACGAACCGCGGCAAGCGACCAGCCGCCAGCATGAACAGGGAATCAGCCGGCTGGTGCGCCATCTGCAGGGCGTGCGCATCGGGCTGGCGCTCGGCGGCGGCGGCGCGCGCGGACTGGCGCACTTGGGAGCCCTACGCCGCTTGGAAAGCGCCGGGCTTTCGTTCGATATGATCGCCGGTACCAGCAGCGGCGCCCTGATGGGGGCCGCCTACGCGGCCGGCTTCTCGCCGCCGGAGGCCATCGAAGCCTTTCGCGAGGCGCTCACGCCACCGCGAATATGGCGCGCCATACCAGGCGGAGATCGCATCTACATCTGGACGATGTTCCGCATCGGGGCGTGGGATCGGATGCTGCGGCACTTTTTCGGCGACGCCACTCTCGAGCAATTGCAATTGCCGTTGGCCACGGTGGCCGTCGATTTGGTGAGCGGCAAACAAGTGATTCGTGACCGCGGCGACGCGGTGCGCGCCGTCGTCGAGAGTATCAATGTGCCGATGATTTCTCGGCCCATTCTCACCGACGGTATGGCGCTGGTCGACGGCGGAGTGCTCAACAACCTGCCCGCCGATGTGTTATCGGAGCGCGGGGCATCGTTCGTCGTGGGCATCGACGTAGCAACCCGCATGCCGGCGCGTTTTGGCGGTAATGAGCCGGGAACGCCGACCGAGCGCATGCGCCGCGCGGGCCCCCTGGAAACGCTATTTCGGGTCAACGAGGTGCAGGCCTATGGCATTACGGCGCTACGCAGCGGCGCCGTGGACTTGATGATCACGCCCGACACCTCGGCGTTCGAGTTTGCCGATTTCGAGAGCGCGCGGGAGCTGGCGGACGTGGGCGAGGCGGCGGCCGAAAGGATGCTGCCGCAACTGACACAGATGCTGCGCGAGTTGCGCGGCAAACGGTGA
- the csrA gene encoding carbon storage regulator CsrA, with amino-acid sequence MLVLSRKKNESIVINDDITIVVVEIRGDKVRLGVEAPKEVPVHRSEVYQAIHRNDDHGSGADKHAPKPDVAGAEPAAEA; translated from the coding sequence ATGTTGGTCCTATCGCGGAAGAAGAACGAAAGTATTGTCATCAACGATGACATTACCATCGTCGTGGTCGAAATCCGGGGGGATAAGGTCCGCTTGGGAGTCGAAGCACCCAAGGAAGTTCCGGTGCATCGCAGCGAGGTCTACCAGGCGATCCATCGCAATGACGATCATGGTAGCGGCGCCGACAAGCACGCACCAAAGCCGGACGTCGCGGGGGCCGAACCCGCGGCCGAAGCCTAA
- a CDS encoding NADH-quinone oxidoreductase subunit J produces MDAINWHTFFFLLFSLFACGFAVATVVAANIVRMAMCLIISLGATAGLFFLAGADFVGSMQLLIYVGGTLVLLIFGVMLTAQGPFVSMKTAGGDWIVAVMLSGCLAALLVPAAFAIPDWRNRPATAEAHEDHHAAQSTGAKVRLTSAVEEEIDEKTTIEFTPLTTGGGVPDAPPKTSTPIGLGLLGARVDRLQPGSESLKPGMSGYLLPFELVSVHLLVVLVGAAYLARTKRRARPRS; encoded by the coding sequence GTGGACGCGATCAACTGGCACACATTCTTCTTTTTGCTGTTCTCGCTGTTCGCGTGCGGCTTCGCCGTGGCGACGGTCGTGGCGGCGAACATCGTGCGGATGGCGATGTGCCTGATCATTTCGCTCGGTGCGACGGCCGGCCTGTTCTTTCTGGCCGGCGCCGATTTCGTCGGCTCGATGCAACTGTTGATCTACGTCGGCGGCACGCTGGTGCTGTTGATCTTCGGCGTCATGCTCACGGCGCAAGGCCCGTTCGTCTCGATGAAGACGGCCGGCGGCGATTGGATCGTGGCCGTGATGCTCTCGGGCTGCCTGGCGGCGCTCTTGGTGCCGGCGGCGTTTGCCATTCCCGATTGGCGCAATCGTCCGGCGACGGCCGAAGCGCACGAGGATCATCATGCCGCCCAGTCGACGGGCGCGAAGGTGCGTTTGACGTCCGCCGTTGAAGAGGAGATCGACGAAAAGACAACCATCGAGTTCACCCCGCTAACGACGGGCGGCGGCGTTCCCGACGCGCCGCCGAAGACCTCCACGCCGATCGGCCTAGGGCTGTTGGGCGCGCGTGTCGATCGCTTGCAGCCAGGGTCCGAATCGCTGAAGCCTGGCATGTCGGGCTATTTGCTTCCGTTCGAATTGGTGTCGGTCCACTTGCTGGTCGTGCTCGTGGGGGCGGCGTACCTGGCCCGCACCAAGCGTCGCGCCCGGCCTAGATCATAA
- a CDS encoding NADH-quinone oxidoreductase subunit C has protein sequence MSGQTFLDTLQKRFGEAITGSNFEAIDPWIEVSPEGLVDVCTFLRDDPKLRFNLLNCITVVDYFEPDPKKAAKAGFDPHLELVYHLWSIPNKSSLVVKVMLPRWKDDTPGELPEVPTVSGVWSTADWHERETYDLSGVRFVGHPNLRRILCPEDWVGHPLRKDYEMPLEYHGIRGR, from the coding sequence ATGAGCGGCCAAACATTTCTCGATACCCTGCAGAAGCGATTCGGTGAGGCAATCACCGGCAGCAACTTCGAAGCCATCGATCCGTGGATCGAGGTATCGCCCGAGGGACTGGTCGACGTCTGCACATTTTTGCGCGACGACCCGAAGCTGCGTTTCAACCTGCTGAACTGCATCACGGTGGTCGACTATTTCGAGCCCGACCCGAAGAAGGCGGCCAAAGCCGGCTTCGACCCGCACCTGGAGCTCGTCTATCACTTGTGGAGCATTCCGAACAAATCGAGCCTGGTCGTGAAGGTCATGCTGCCGCGTTGGAAGGACGACACGCCGGGCGAACTGCCCGAGGTGCCGACCGTCAGCGGCGTGTGGAGCACGGCCGACTGGCACGAGCGCGAGACGTACGACCTGAGCGGCGTGCGCTTCGTGGGGCACCCGAACCTGCGGCGCATCTTGTGCCCCGAGGACTGGGTCGGTCACCCGCTGCGCAAGGATTACGAGATGCCGCTTGAGTACCACGGCATCCGCGGCCGCTAA
- the nuoH gene encoding NADH-quinone oxidoreductase subunit NuoH yields the protein MAEALASYLPQSLAPLAYVAVGLVQCLLLLLVPFIGAMFFVWVERKVSARIQDRLGPTRCGGKYGWLQLLADGLKLITKEDLRPKDADAVLFRLAPYVSFCASFAALLALPFASGWVAQQMDVGVFFILAVLGLEVFGVILAGYASASKWSLFGAMREAAQVVSYEVPLGMCVVVPVLITGQMDLVKIADMQQGLFTNWLVFHDPFTFITFWVYFTCATASVNRAPFDLAEAESELVAGFHTEYSGFRWLAFYMAEYGSMFIVSGLAAILFFGGWNGPVPVASILHLTPEHGPVLAWIGNLLGLFNFIFKCVAGVTFMIWVRWTLPRLRIDQVMQVCLKYCTPIAAVMFLGATLWTFYLPGGLGLRAMPYAERYLKFDDAKKPEAPKADANVAQAAGMTHLSAVARSAAEGE from the coding sequence GTGGCTGAAGCACTGGCGAGTTATCTGCCGCAGTCGCTGGCTCCGCTGGCGTATGTCGCTGTCGGTTTGGTGCAGTGTCTGCTCTTGTTGCTGGTGCCGTTCATCGGCGCCATGTTCTTCGTGTGGGTCGAGCGCAAGGTCTCGGCGCGCATTCAAGACCGTCTCGGCCCGACACGCTGCGGCGGCAAGTACGGCTGGCTGCAATTGCTGGCCGACGGTTTGAAGCTGATCACGAAAGAAGACCTGCGTCCGAAGGATGCCGACGCGGTGCTGTTCCGCCTGGCGCCGTACGTGAGTTTCTGCGCCTCGTTCGCCGCGCTCTTGGCACTGCCGTTCGCCAGCGGTTGGGTCGCGCAGCAAATGGACGTGGGCGTGTTCTTCATCCTGGCCGTGCTAGGGCTGGAAGTCTTTGGCGTCATCCTGGCCGGATATGCTTCGGCCTCGAAGTGGTCGTTGTTCGGCGCCATGCGCGAGGCGGCCCAAGTCGTGAGCTACGAAGTGCCGCTGGGCATGTGCGTCGTAGTGCCGGTCTTGATCACCGGCCAGATGGACCTGGTGAAGATCGCCGACATGCAGCAAGGCCTGTTTACCAACTGGCTCGTGTTTCACGATCCGTTCACGTTCATCACGTTCTGGGTTTATTTCACCTGCGCCACGGCCAGCGTGAATCGCGCCCCGTTCGACCTGGCCGAGGCCGAGAGCGAATTGGTCGCCGGCTTCCATACCGAGTATTCCGGCTTCCGCTGGTTGGCATTTTACATGGCCGAATACGGTTCGATGTTCATCGTCAGCGGGCTGGCCGCCATTCTGTTCTTCGGTGGCTGGAACGGACCGGTACCGGTGGCGTCGATCTTGCACCTGACCCCCGAACATGGTCCCGTGCTGGCCTGGATCGGCAACCTGCTGGGGCTGTTCAACTTCATCTTCAAGTGCGTGGCCGGCGTGACCTTCATGATCTGGGTTCGCTGGACGCTCCCTCGCTTGCGCATCGACCAGGTGATGCAGGTGTGCTTGAAGTACTGCACGCCGATCGCGGCCGTGATGTTCCTGGGGGCTACGCTGTGGACGTTCTACCTGCCGGGCGGATTGGGGCTGCGTGCGATGCCCTATGCCGAGCGGTATTTGAAATTCGATGATGCGAAGAAACCCGAAGCGCCGAAGGCGGACGCCAACGTAGCCCAGGCCGCTGGGATGACGCACCTGAGCGCCGTCGCCCGCTCGGCGGCGGAAGGGGAGTGA
- the nuoK gene encoding NADH-quinone oxidoreductase subunit NuoK, producing the protein MQFLTQPVGVSHFLVVGAVLFICGVVCMAVKRNALGILMGVELVLNGANVNFVAFSSDFLSDNSPYSLGLDGQLISLFVIVLAAAEAAVALAITLNFYNNHATIDVDRADELKG; encoded by the coding sequence ATGCAGTTTTTAACTCAACCCGTCGGCGTTTCGCACTTCCTGGTCGTGGGCGCGGTGCTGTTTATTTGCGGCGTCGTGTGCATGGCGGTGAAGCGGAACGCGCTGGGGATCCTGATGGGCGTCGAGCTGGTGCTCAACGGCGCGAACGTCAACTTCGTGGCGTTCAGCAGCGACTTCTTGAGCGACAACTCCCCATACTCCCTCGGGCTGGACGGGCAGTTGATTTCGCTTTTCGTCATCGTTCTGGCCGCGGCCGAAGCCGCCGTGGCATTGGCCATCACTTTGAACTTCTATAACAATCACGCCACGATCGACGTCGATCGCGCGGATGAACTAAAAGGCTGA
- a CDS encoding pentapeptide repeat-containing protein produces MEARRLDKANLTGLVLRCANLSGLSLTRAVLRKADLCEADLSFANLASADLEQALLVRANFNCAMLIAASLAECDLREANLRHASMFQANLRGARLERASLLGTDLSSVDLTDANLLGAVYDARTRWPDGFDPLPAGAVAKG; encoded by the coding sequence ATCGAAGCGCGGCGGCTCGACAAGGCAAACTTGACCGGGCTTGTTTTGCGATGCGCGAATTTATCGGGCCTGAGCCTGACGCGGGCCGTGCTGCGCAAGGCGGATTTGTGCGAGGCAGATCTCTCGTTCGCCAATCTCGCCTCGGCCGACCTTGAGCAGGCATTGCTGGTGCGCGCCAACTTCAATTGCGCGATGCTCATCGCCGCGTCGCTCGCCGAATGCGACTTGCGCGAGGCCAACCTGCGGCATGCCAGCATGTTTCAGGCCAATTTGCGCGGCGCGCGGCTAGAGCGGGCGAGCCTGTTGGGGACCGACCTGTCGAGCGTCGACCTTACGGATGCGAACCTGCTGGGCGCCGTCTACGACGCCCGTACGCGCTGGCCCGACGGCTTCGATCCCCTGCCGGCCGGAGCGGTGGCCAAAGGGTAG
- a CDS encoding 4Fe-4S binding protein, with amino-acid sequence MLEWFRNIRDAVFTVAHGLYVTLRYWLATYDPQRKTFTEKYEYPELPVPVAPRYRGFHRYDLTTCIACDQCAKACPVDCIYIGKERVTHGKGFKVTGFTIDYTKCMFCALCVDPCPVDCIFMGATHDLSCYSRDGCIVDFSRLPVDVAWGRATLNPTAVAGSKIIAEPVHGGPNQ; translated from the coding sequence ATGTTGGAATGGTTTCGGAATATTCGTGACGCCGTATTCACGGTCGCGCACGGCTTGTATGTGACGCTGCGCTATTGGCTTGCGACGTACGATCCGCAGCGCAAGACGTTCACCGAAAAGTACGAGTATCCGGAACTGCCGGTACCCGTCGCCCCGCGTTATCGCGGTTTTCACCGCTATGACCTGACGACCTGCATCGCCTGCGATCAGTGCGCCAAGGCCTGCCCCGTCGACTGCATCTACATCGGCAAGGAACGCGTTACGCATGGTAAAGGGTTCAAGGTCACGGGTTTTACGATCGACTACACGAAGTGCATGTTCTGCGCGTTGTGCGTGGATCCCTGCCCGGTGGATTGCATATTTATGGGAGCGACGCACGATCTGAGCTGCTATAGCCGCGACGGATGCATCGTCGACTTCTCGCGACTGCCTGTGGACGTTGCCTGGGGTCGGGCGACGTTGAATCCGACGGCCGTTGCCGGTTCGAAGATCATTGCCGAGCCGGTACACGGCGGCCCCAACCAGTAA
- a CDS encoding NADH-quinone oxidoreductase subunit A, with translation MSPTLIAGYLALFFGFGFFFLFIHLVMGKFIRPKKPSVEKLQVYECGEPAIGSSFVQFDLRFYVVALLFIIFDVEVAFFFPWAAVFGKATELMDPHVAGRTQIVAMKENDKLSPPVSAVYDALDVPEAARPTAADAEQVPETARMLAALSIADILVFFAVLLVGFAYVWRRGDLDWVRALSVERGRRGPAPPDVIEEEEPMLVG, from the coding sequence ATGTCGCCGACCTTGATCGCCGGGTATCTGGCGTTGTTCTTCGGCTTTGGTTTTTTCTTCCTCTTCATCCACCTGGTGATGGGGAAATTCATTCGCCCCAAGAAACCCTCGGTCGAGAAGTTGCAGGTTTATGAGTGTGGCGAGCCGGCCATCGGCTCGAGCTTCGTGCAGTTCGACTTGCGATTCTACGTCGTGGCCTTGTTGTTCATCATCTTCGACGTCGAAGTGGCTTTCTTCTTTCCGTGGGCCGCCGTGTTTGGCAAGGCCACCGAGTTGATGGATCCCCATGTCGCGGGCCGCACCCAGATCGTGGCGATGAAGGAGAACGATAAGCTCAGCCCACCGGTCAGCGCCGTGTACGACGCGCTGGACGTGCCCGAGGCGGCTCGTCCCACGGCGGCCGATGCCGAGCAAGTGCCCGAGACGGCTCGCATGCTGGCCGCGCTCTCGATCGCGGATATTCTCGTCTTCTTTGCCGTTCTACTGGTCGGGTTTGCCTACGTGTGGCGCCGTGGCGACCTGGATTGGGTACGTGCGCTGAGCGTCGAGCGCGGGCGGCGCGGTCCGGCACCTCCCGACGTGATCGAGGAAGAGGAGCCGATGTTGGTCGGTTGA